A portion of the Rhodococcus pseudokoreensis genome contains these proteins:
- a CDS encoding MCE family protein gives MKRSVILGAGACAVAIAVTSCSSEGIYGVPLPGGPDVGDNPMHLTIQFDDVLDLVPQSAVKVDGVPVGRVETIKVAPDGWTADVEVVLDSSVDLAANAVAAIEQTNLLGEKFVQLSQPPEDKDPARLEDGDTIPLDRTRHATEIEQVLGALSLLLNGGGVGQLQPIVHELTTALDGREDRVRSLLEQTNTLIDGLNQQRDDITRALDGLDALTTRVDEQNEKIGLILDELPIAAEVLNEQRPQLTQMLTQLDRLGTVGTDVINRSKDNLIADLLALRPTLKALADSGDNLPNSLAFIPTVPFPDGVEKIALGGSVNLFLSVDLQIGDALSALGVGQGNPVYVPPKFGEPKPIVDPSNPYYNGNGPKPGWPTVSLLPIPPIVPAPTGLRIPGLPGAAPAGNGTSDGAAPPPQNPLGGLLEQFGIGGGQ, from the coding sequence ATGAAGCGGTCGGTAATCCTCGGCGCCGGTGCGTGCGCCGTCGCCATCGCAGTGACGTCCTGCTCGTCGGAGGGAATCTACGGGGTCCCGCTGCCGGGCGGTCCCGATGTCGGTGACAACCCCATGCATCTGACGATCCAGTTCGACGACGTCCTCGACCTCGTCCCGCAATCCGCGGTCAAGGTCGACGGCGTCCCGGTGGGGCGGGTCGAAACGATCAAGGTGGCACCGGACGGCTGGACGGCGGACGTGGAGGTCGTCCTCGACTCGTCCGTCGATCTCGCCGCCAACGCGGTCGCCGCCATCGAGCAGACGAACCTGCTCGGTGAGAAGTTCGTGCAGCTGTCCCAGCCGCCGGAGGACAAGGATCCCGCGCGGCTCGAGGACGGCGACACGATCCCCCTGGATCGCACCCGTCACGCCACCGAGATCGAGCAGGTTCTCGGCGCGCTGTCGCTGCTGCTGAACGGCGGTGGCGTCGGCCAGTTGCAGCCGATCGTGCACGAACTGACCACCGCCCTCGACGGGCGTGAGGATCGGGTCCGGAGTCTTCTGGAGCAGACGAACACGCTCATCGACGGTCTCAACCAGCAGCGCGACGACATCACCCGCGCACTGGACGGTCTCGACGCGCTGACCACGCGGGTGGACGAACAGAACGAGAAGATCGGGCTGATCCTCGACGAATTGCCGATCGCGGCGGAAGTGCTCAACGAGCAGCGCCCGCAGCTCACCCAGATGCTCACGCAACTGGACCGGCTCGGCACCGTCGGCACCGACGTGATCAACAGGTCGAAGGACAACCTGATCGCGGATCTCCTCGCGCTGCGGCCGACCCTGAAGGCACTCGCCGATTCGGGCGACAACCTGCCCAATTCGCTCGCGTTCATCCCGACCGTCCCGTTCCCGGACGGCGTCGAGAAGATCGCACTCGGCGGGTCGGTCAACCTGTTCCTCTCGGTCGACCTGCAGATCGGCGATGCGCTGAGCGCACTCGGCGTCGGACAGGGCAACCCGGTGTACGTGCCGCCGAAGTTCGGTGAGCCCAAGCCGATCGTCGACCCGTCCAACCCGTACTACAACGGCAACGGCCCGAAGCCGGGGTGGCCGACGGTGTCCTTGCTGCCGATTCCGCCGATCGTCCCCGCCCCGACGGGCCTGCGGATTCCGGGTCTCCCCGGCGCCGCGCCCGCCGGTAACGGCACATCGGACGGGGCGGCGCCGCCGCCGCAGAACCCGCTCGGGGGACTGCTGGAGCAGTTCGGAATCGGGGGTGGACAGTGA
- a CDS encoding MCE family protein, with translation MRSRLVRIQLVAFAIVAMLGLVYVGAKYVRLDNLLGFGEFDVNAQFKDSGGIFTNAEVTYRGVPVGRVGDLSLTADGINVQLKISSGGPDIPASAKAVVANRSAIGEQYVDLQPDSDQGPYLENGSVIVEADTSTPVPVEQVLMATDGLVRSVPVDSLRTVVTQLGTAFNGKGEDLQTLADSLSTLTKDGLDVLPQTLALVRDSQTVLATQSDQSSAIVQFSSDLDAVAAQLRTSDPDLRAIIDKGIPASDEVGQLVNQIGPSLTTDLTNLAAVGDKLAPQAIALRPILMFLPAIAASASTVAPGDGTVHQGIVLETNNPPSCTLGYEGTQEILAEMKRQDPNFDDTQQDFPFNTKANCDAPQGSVTGVRSADRIVFADPDTIQPWDFKPKVMPDTLNLNPIATQLAPLLGVTPK, from the coding sequence GTGAGGTCACGACTGGTCAGGATCCAGCTCGTCGCGTTCGCCATCGTGGCGATGCTCGGGCTGGTCTACGTCGGCGCCAAGTACGTCCGCCTCGACAACCTGCTCGGGTTCGGTGAGTTCGACGTGAACGCGCAGTTCAAGGACTCCGGCGGCATCTTCACCAACGCCGAGGTCACGTACCGCGGAGTTCCCGTCGGCCGCGTCGGCGACCTGTCGCTGACCGCGGACGGCATCAACGTCCAGTTGAAGATCTCCTCGGGCGGGCCGGACATCCCGGCGTCGGCCAAGGCCGTCGTCGCCAACCGGTCCGCGATCGGTGAGCAGTACGTGGACCTTCAGCCCGACAGCGACCAGGGACCGTACCTCGAAAACGGCTCGGTGATCGTCGAGGCCGACACGTCGACACCCGTTCCGGTGGAGCAGGTGCTGATGGCCACCGACGGTCTGGTCCGGTCTGTTCCGGTCGATTCGCTGCGCACCGTCGTCACCCAGCTGGGGACGGCGTTCAACGGCAAGGGTGAGGATCTGCAGACGCTCGCGGATTCGCTCTCGACGCTGACGAAGGACGGACTCGACGTTCTGCCTCAGACACTGGCACTCGTCCGGGACAGCCAGACGGTGCTTGCGACGCAGTCCGATCAGTCGTCTGCGATCGTCCAGTTCAGCTCCGACCTCGACGCGGTCGCGGCGCAGCTGCGGACCAGCGACCCCGATCTCCGGGCGATCATCGACAAGGGAATTCCGGCGAGCGACGAGGTCGGTCAGCTGGTGAACCAGATCGGCCCGAGTCTCACCACCGACCTGACGAATCTCGCCGCGGTCGGTGACAAGCTGGCTCCGCAGGCGATCGCGCTGCGGCCGATCCTGATGTTCCTGCCCGCCATCGCGGCGTCCGCGTCGACCGTGGCCCCCGGCGACGGCACGGTGCATCAGGGCATCGTCCTGGAAACCAACAATCCGCCGTCGTGCACACTCGGTTACGAAGGGACGCAGGAGATCCTGGCCGAGATGAAGCGGCAGGACCCGAACTTCGACGACACCCAGCAGGACTTCCCGTTCAACACGAAGGCCAACTGCGACGCTCCCCAGGGAAGCGTGACGGGTGTGCGAAGTGCAGACCGCATCGTGTTCGCCGATCCGGACACGATCCAGCCGTGGGATTTCAAGCCGAAGGTCATGCCTGACACTCTCAACTTGAATCCCATCGCAACGCAGCTCGCGCCGCTCCTCGGGGTTACTCCCAAGTAG
- a CDS encoding MMPL family transporter — protein sequence MTRWSSFVVARPKLVLAATVLLVLRGGAWGSGVFDRLSLGGYTDPGSESARVERLIEGAFGRQTPDLAVTYHARPGSTIDALGPEVAAHLARIDPGVLAVTPLSYWSAPPQAKEFLRSTDGTEGLVVMSLSGDENSRISAYHDLRPLLVIDGTDAEFSGFSAAANAFNEVSESDLLRAEAVSFPILLLLLLVIFGGLVGAAVPLCVGGLAILGALGALRVISYFTEVSAFSVNIASLVGLGMSIDYGLFVVTRFREELRSGAATDDAVRRTLATAGRTVGFSALLLVCGFVGMLVFPQAIVRSFAYGGMAAIAIAAVLTLSALPAALALLGPRINSLTWRQGVVERGEDRAHRFWGGVAERVMRRPVPIATGIVAGLLVLAAPLAGASLGDLDHTGLPVGHPLRVAVDDLAADFPLANNGATLVLQGSDGKAPPPAATAEFFAATAAVDGVQRVVPVGATDTFVAIRAVFDDADRTAGAMATAATLRNLPTPEGTEKMLGGLNALTADGLDAMGARLPWMIGIMVAVTFVLMLLAFRSLVLPLKAIAMATLSLAASFGVLTWIFEDGHGADFLGVTPGPLPATMVVLIIAVVFGLSTDYEIFLMSRMVEAHDAGASTEEAVRIGTAHTGRIVTAAAALLIVVTGAFTLSELTMMRFIGLGMIVALIIDATVIRMMLVPALVKLMGEANWWAPGFLARKPAGPGPSDSSKPSPQQEIPIQT from the coding sequence GTGACGCGCTGGAGTTCGTTCGTCGTCGCCCGACCGAAGCTGGTTCTCGCCGCCACGGTGCTGCTGGTGCTGCGCGGCGGGGCGTGGGGTTCGGGGGTGTTCGACCGGCTCAGCCTCGGCGGGTACACCGACCCGGGCAGCGAGTCCGCGCGTGTCGAGCGCCTGATCGAGGGGGCGTTCGGCAGGCAGACCCCCGATCTGGCGGTGACCTACCACGCGCGCCCGGGTTCGACGATCGACGCTCTCGGGCCCGAAGTGGCCGCCCACCTCGCGCGCATCGACCCCGGCGTGCTCGCCGTCACTCCCCTGTCGTACTGGTCCGCGCCGCCGCAGGCGAAGGAGTTCCTGCGGTCCACCGACGGCACCGAGGGACTTGTGGTGATGTCGCTGAGCGGCGACGAGAACAGTCGAATCTCCGCGTACCACGACCTCCGGCCGCTGCTCGTCATCGACGGCACGGACGCGGAGTTCAGCGGTTTCAGCGCGGCCGCCAACGCCTTCAACGAGGTGTCCGAGAGCGACCTGCTGCGGGCCGAGGCGGTGTCGTTCCCGATCCTGCTGCTCCTGCTCCTCGTCATCTTCGGCGGCCTCGTCGGCGCGGCCGTACCGCTGTGCGTCGGCGGTCTCGCGATCCTCGGCGCCCTCGGTGCCCTGCGGGTGATCTCGTACTTCACCGAGGTCAGCGCATTCTCGGTGAACATCGCGAGTCTCGTCGGACTGGGCATGTCGATCGACTACGGACTGTTCGTGGTGACCCGGTTCCGTGAGGAGCTGCGGTCCGGCGCCGCCACCGACGACGCCGTCCGCCGGACGCTCGCCACCGCCGGCCGGACCGTGGGGTTCTCCGCGCTCCTCCTGGTGTGCGGTTTCGTGGGCATGCTCGTGTTTCCCCAGGCCATCGTCCGGTCCTTCGCCTACGGCGGGATGGCGGCCATCGCGATCGCAGCGGTGCTGACGCTGTCGGCACTGCCCGCCGCCCTCGCCCTACTCGGGCCGCGCATCAACTCGCTGACCTGGAGACAGGGAGTGGTCGAACGCGGCGAGGACCGGGCGCACCGGTTCTGGGGCGGTGTCGCCGAACGGGTGATGCGGCGGCCCGTCCCGATCGCGACCGGGATCGTCGCGGGACTGCTCGTGCTCGCCGCACCCCTGGCCGGCGCGTCGCTGGGTGATCTCGATCACACGGGGCTGCCGGTGGGGCACCCCCTCCGGGTCGCCGTCGACGATCTCGCCGCCGATTTTCCGCTCGCCAACAACGGGGCGACGCTGGTGCTGCAGGGCAGCGACGGCAAGGCGCCGCCGCCGGCGGCCACGGCAGAGTTCTTCGCCGCGACGGCTGCGGTCGACGGCGTCCAGCGGGTGGTCCCGGTCGGCGCCACCGACACGTTCGTCGCCATCCGGGCGGTCTTCGACGACGCGGACCGGACGGCGGGGGCGATGGCGACGGCCGCCACCCTGCGCAACCTCCCCACCCCGGAAGGTACCGAGAAGATGCTGGGTGGGCTGAACGCCCTGACCGCCGACGGACTGGACGCGATGGGCGCCCGGTTGCCGTGGATGATCGGGATCATGGTGGCCGTCACCTTCGTGCTGATGCTGCTCGCGTTCCGGTCCTTGGTGCTCCCCCTGAAGGCGATCGCCATGGCCACCCTCAGCCTCGCCGCCTCGTTCGGTGTGCTCACGTGGATCTTCGAGGACGGTCACGGCGCGGATTTCCTCGGCGTGACGCCGGGGCCCCTGCCCGCGACGATGGTGGTCCTCATCATCGCGGTGGTGTTCGGACTCTCCACCGACTACGAGATCTTCCTCATGTCCCGGATGGTCGAAGCCCACGACGCGGGCGCGTCGACCGAGGAGGCCGTGCGGATCGGCACGGCGCACACGGGGCGCATCGTGACGGCCGCCGCCGCGCTGCTGATCGTCGTCACCGGAGCGTTCACGCTCTCGGAACTGACGATGATGCGGTTCATCGGTCTCGGCATGATCGTCGCGCTGATCATCGACGCCACCGTCATCCGCATGATGCTGGTGCCCGCACTGGTGAAGTTGATGGGCGAGGCCAACTGGTGGGCGCCAGGATTCCTCGCACGGAAGCCGGCCGGCCCCGGACCGTCGGACAGTTCGAAACCGTCACCACAGCAAGAGATTCCCATTCAAACGTGA
- a CDS encoding DNA-directed RNA polymerase subunit beta produces the protein MLEGRILAVSSQTKAVSGIPGAPKRVSFAKIREPLEVPGLLDLQTDSFEWLIGAQSWRERAAARGDSAISGGLEDILAELSPIEDFSGSMSLSFSDPRFDEVKASTDECKDKDMTYAAPLFVTAEFINNNTGEIKSQTVFMGDFPMMTDKGTFIINGTERVVVSQLVRSPGVYFDHSVDKGTEKDLHSVKVIPGRGAWLEFDVDKRDTVGVRIDRKRRQPVTVLLKALGWTTEQIAERFGFSEILMATLEKDNTAGTDEALLDIYRKLRPGEPPTKESAQTLLENLFFKDKRYDLARVGRYKINKKLGLNTGQPIVASTLTEEDIVATIEYLVRLHAGDTEMTAPGGVAVPVEVDDIDHFGNRRLRTVGELIQNQIRVGLSRMERVVRERMTTQDVEAITPQTLINIRPVVAAIKEFFGTSQLSQFMDQNNPLSGLTHKRRLSALGPGGLSRERAGLEVRDVHPSHYGRMCPIETPEGPNIGLIGSLSVYARVNPFGFIETPYRKVEGGQVTDQVDYLTADEEDRHVVAQANSAVDANGHFTDDRILVRRKGGEVEFVSSAEIDYMDVSPRQMVSVATAMIPFLEHDDANRALMGANMQRQAVPLVRSEAPLVGTGMELRAAVDAGDVIVTEKTGVVEEVSADYVTVMADDGSRKTYRMRKFARSNQGTCANQRPIVDEGQRVESGQVLADGPCTENGEMALGKNLLVAIMPWEGHNYEDAIILSQRLVEEDVLTSIHIEEHEIDARDTKLGAEEITRDIPNVSDEVLADLDERGIIRIGAEVRDGDVLVGKVTPKGETELTPEERLLRAIFGEKAREVRDTSLKVPHGETGKVIGIRVFSRDDDDDLPPGVNELVRVYVAQKRKIQDGDKLAGRHGNKGVIGKILPQEDMPFLPDGTPVDIILNTHGVPRRMNIGQILETHLGWIGKTGWNVQVAGDGSRPDWAESLPEEMLSAPADSNIATPVFDGAKEDELTGLLGSTLPNRDGEVMVASDGKATLFDGRSGEPFPYPVSVGYMYIIKLHHLVDDKIHARSTGPYSMITQQPLGGKAQFGGQRFGEMECWAMQAYGAAYTLQELLTIKSDDVVGRVKVYEAIVKGENIPEPGIPESFKVLLKELQSLCLNVEVLSSDGAAIAMADGDDEDLERAAANLGINLSRNEAATVDDLAN, from the coding sequence GTGCTGGAAGGACGCATCTTGGCAGTCTCTAGCCAGACCAAGGCAGTTTCCGGAATCCCCGGAGCCCCGAAGAGGGTTTCGTTCGCAAAGATTCGCGAACCCCTCGAAGTTCCCGGGCTTCTTGATCTACAAACCGATTCGTTCGAGTGGTTGATCGGTGCGCAGAGCTGGCGCGAACGCGCCGCCGCTCGTGGCGACAGCGCAATCTCCGGCGGTCTCGAGGACATTCTCGCGGAGCTTTCCCCGATCGAGGATTTCTCGGGCTCGATGTCTCTGTCCTTCTCGGACCCGCGCTTCGACGAGGTGAAGGCCTCGACGGACGAGTGCAAAGACAAGGACATGACCTACGCGGCGCCTTTGTTCGTCACCGCGGAGTTCATCAACAACAACACCGGTGAGATCAAGAGCCAGACGGTCTTCATGGGCGACTTCCCGATGATGACCGACAAGGGCACGTTCATCATCAACGGCACCGAGCGTGTCGTGGTCTCGCAGCTGGTGCGTTCCCCCGGTGTCTACTTCGACCACTCCGTCGACAAGGGCACCGAGAAGGACCTGCACAGCGTCAAGGTCATCCCGGGCCGTGGTGCATGGCTCGAGTTCGACGTGGACAAGCGCGACACGGTCGGCGTCCGCATCGACCGCAAGCGCCGCCAGCCCGTCACCGTGCTGCTGAAGGCCCTCGGCTGGACCACCGAGCAGATCGCCGAGCGCTTCGGCTTCTCGGAGATCCTCATGGCGACCCTCGAGAAGGACAACACCGCAGGCACCGACGAGGCGCTGCTCGACATCTACCGCAAGCTGCGTCCGGGCGAGCCGCCGACCAAGGAGAGCGCCCAGACGCTCCTGGAGAACCTGTTCTTCAAGGACAAGCGCTACGACCTGGCTCGCGTGGGCCGCTACAAGATCAACAAGAAGCTGGGCCTGAACACCGGGCAGCCGATCGTCGCGTCGACCCTCACCGAGGAAGACATCGTCGCCACCATCGAGTACCTGGTGCGCCTGCACGCCGGTGACACCGAGATGACCGCCCCCGGCGGCGTCGCGGTGCCCGTCGAGGTCGACGACATCGACCACTTCGGCAACCGTCGCCTGCGCACGGTCGGTGAGCTCATCCAGAACCAGATCCGCGTGGGCCTGTCCCGCATGGAGCGCGTGGTTCGTGAGCGCATGACCACCCAGGACGTCGAGGCGATCACGCCGCAGACGCTGATCAACATCCGGCCCGTCGTGGCTGCGATCAAGGAGTTCTTCGGAACGTCCCAGCTGTCGCAGTTCATGGACCAGAACAACCCGCTGTCGGGGCTGACGCACAAGCGTCGTCTGTCCGCCCTCGGCCCGGGTGGTCTGTCCCGTGAGCGTGCCGGCCTCGAGGTGCGCGACGTTCACCCGTCGCACTACGGCCGCATGTGCCCGATCGAGACCCCCGAAGGCCCGAACATCGGTCTGATCGGTTCGCTGTCGGTGTACGCACGGGTCAACCCGTTCGGATTCATCGAGACGCCGTACCGCAAGGTCGAGGGTGGCCAGGTCACCGACCAGGTCGACTACCTCACCGCGGACGAAGAGGACCGCCACGTCGTCGCACAGGCCAACTCGGCCGTCGACGCCAACGGTCACTTCACCGACGATCGCATTCTGGTCCGTCGTAAGGGCGGCGAGGTCGAGTTCGTCTCGTCCGCCGAGATCGACTACATGGACGTCTCGCCGCGGCAGATGGTGTCCGTCGCGACCGCGATGATCCCGTTCCTCGAGCACGACGACGCCAACCGTGCCCTGATGGGCGCGAACATGCAGCGTCAGGCGGTGCCGCTCGTTCGCAGCGAGGCCCCGCTGGTCGGTACCGGCATGGAGTTGCGTGCCGCCGTCGACGCGGGCGACGTCATCGTCACCGAGAAGACCGGTGTCGTCGAAGAGGTCTCCGCCGACTACGTCACGGTCATGGCCGACGACGGCAGCCGCAAGACCTACCGGATGCGCAAGTTCGCGCGTTCGAACCAGGGCACCTGCGCCAACCAGCGTCCGATCGTGGACGAGGGACAGCGTGTCGAGTCCGGACAGGTCCTCGCCGACGGCCCCTGCACCGAGAACGGTGAGATGGCGCTCGGCAAGAACCTGCTCGTCGCGATCATGCCGTGGGAAGGCCACAACTACGAGGACGCGATCATCCTGTCGCAGCGCCTCGTGGAAGAGGACGTCCTCACCTCGATCCACATCGAGGAGCACGAGATCGATGCCCGCGACACCAAGCTCGGTGCCGAGGAGATCACTCGCGACATCCCGAACGTCTCCGACGAGGTCCTCGCCGACCTCGACGAGCGCGGCATCATCCGTATCGGTGCCGAGGTTCGTGACGGCGACGTGCTGGTCGGAAAGGTCACGCCGAAGGGCGAGACCGAGCTGACCCCCGAGGAGCGCCTGCTGCGCGCCATCTTCGGTGAGAAGGCGCGCGAGGTTCGCGACACGTCGCTGAAGGTTCCCCACGGTGAGACCGGCAAGGTCATCGGCATCCGCGTGTTCTCGCGTGATGACGACGACGATCTGCCCCCCGGTGTCAACGAGCTGGTCCGCGTGTACGTGGCACAGAAGCGCAAGATCCAGGACGGCGACAAGCTCGCCGGCCGCCACGGCAACAAGGGTGTCATCGGCAAGATCCTCCCGCAGGAGGACATGCCGTTCCTGCCCGACGGCACCCCGGTCGACATCATCCTGAACACCCACGGTGTTCCGCGTCGTATGAACATCGGTCAGATCTTGGAGACCCACCTCGGGTGGATCGGCAAGACCGGCTGGAACGTGCAGGTCGCCGGCGACGGCTCCCGTCCCGATTGGGCGGAGTCGCTGCCGGAGGAGATGCTGTCGGCGCCTGCCGACTCCAACATCGCCACCCCCGTGTTCGACGGCGCCAAGGAAGACGAGCTCACCGGTCTCCTCGGTTCGACGCTGCCGAACCGCGACGGCGAGGTCATGGTCGCGTCCGACGGAAAGGCCACGTTGTTCGACGGCCGTTCCGGCGAGCCGTTCCCGTACCCGGTCTCGGTCGGCTACATGTACATCATCAAGCTGCACCACCTGGTCGACGACAAGATCCACGCTCGTTCGACCGGTCCGTACTCGATGATCACCCAGCAGCCGCTCGGCGGTAAGGCCCAGTTCGGTGGCCAGCGCTTCGGTGAGATGGAGTGCTGGGCGATGCAGGCCTACGGCGCGGCATACACGCTGCAGGAACTGCTCACCATCAAGTCGGACGACGTGGTGGGTCGAGTCAAGGTGTACGAGGCCATCGTCAAGGGCGAGAACATCCCTGAGCCGGGTATCCCCGAGTCGTTCAAGGTGCTCCTGAAGGAGCTCCAGTCGCTCTGCCTCAACGTGGAGGTGCTGTCCTCGGACGGCGCGGCCATCGCGATGGCGGACGGCGACGACGAGGACCTGGAGCGGGCCGCAGCGAACCTGGGCATCAACTTGTCCCGGAACGAGGCGGCGACGGTCGACGACCTCGCGAACTAG